The genomic stretch GGTTTTATTACAGATGATACGGTCGCCATAGATGCGACCCATATCGAAGCTCGGGATCAAGCACCTGCAAAGCAAGAAAAGAGAAAAACAGAGCCGAAAAAGCGTGGACGAAAATCAAAAGTTGATCGTGAAGCTTGGCTGGAACAAAAACAACAAGAAGAGGAACAAAAGTCAATCTTCGAAAAAGAAATCGCTGCACAACTGGATGAACCATTCCATCTTCTTCGGGATCAAATGCCTCTTGACCCGAAATGGGGAGTCAAGAAGAATAGTGATGGGAAAAATATCTTCTGGTATGGCTATAAAGGTCATCTTGCAGTAGGAACTAAGAGTCAATATATCCTTGGAGCCATGCTCTCTTCTGGGAACTTGAATGATGGTAAAGCCGCGATTCCGCTCCTAAAAGGGGTTGCTTTGCAGTATCCAAATTCCCATTTCAAATATGCAGCCATGGATGCGGGTTATGATTATGAGCCCATATATAAGCAAGTTCGAGAAGCGAAGGCTCATGCCGTTATTGCTTATAACCGTCGGCGGGAACCCGAACTTGTCGGGTTTGATGAACACTTCGCCCCAACCTGTGTTAGAGAGCATTCTTATCGTTATGAAAGCTACGACTCGAAATATGAAACGCTCAAATACGTTCGACCTAAAGAATGTGAGAGCTGTCCATTAGCGCAAGATTCACTTTGTCAGAAGGTTTACAAGATGAAGATCACGATTGATCTTAGAAAGTATACAGCTCCGGCTCGAGGCTCGAAACTTTGGAAAGAAATCGCTAAAAAACGATCCGCAGTCGAAAGAGTGAATGCTTACCTAAAGGAATTCTTCCAGTTGAACAATGTGAGACATCGAACAGGTCAAAAAGCGAAAGCACATTTTAACTTGGTAACGCTGGTTTATAATTGCACAAAGTTAGTATGCGATCGTCTAAGTCGCCAATTACAAGAACTAACAGCATAATTTTAAAAAACGAAAATGCTCAAATTCGGTTAGTCTACGATTCTATAACTAAGCATTATGAAATTGATTCGATTAGCAAATCAAAAATTGGACATATAAAATAAAAAGGTATTATTAGTATTTCGATTCGATCGTCGACCTAGTAATGACGGTCTGTCTACAGAGCGACTTGATCTTTTTTCTAATGGGGGCACTGAGTGAAAGCCTGTACCTTACTGCATTGGTAAACTTGAAGTAATATTCAATAAAATCAAAAAGCCCTTAGCTTGATTCCTAATTTACCATTAATGAATCGAATGGTGATTGCATATAAATTTAATAAGTCATTAACTGCAGGCGGTGAATAGTTCATGAAACTTTGGGATCAAATGACAGAAAATGAGCGAAATGAAATTATTGCCGAGAAAATCCTTGGCTGGGTCAAAAAAGATAATCAATGGTATAAACCTTCTGTAAGCGAAGATGATCAGGGTCCTATGACCATGCTTTCCTTCTCCACTGATGACACATGCGCACTGATGCTATTAAAACAATTTGATACATATCAAGTAACCAAAATGTTTCCTACTAGATACCGTACCATCATTAATGCCAACAAAAACTTTTCTATTGCTCCGACGTTCGCAGAATCCATATGCAGAGCTGCACTTAAAGTATTTGATATTGAATCATAAATCCTTTTTAACCTAAGCTTCATTTACGAAATCCATTCTTTTTATCTTCCCACTTTTCAATTGTGGGCTCTCCAAGATATAAAGTTGAATGTCCGATTTTATGTGCTCATTTTTCTTGATGAAAAGTTTTACAAAATCCATATCGTGCGTAGAAAGTATTAACTGCTTACTCAATTTCCCTAACACATCGCAAATGGCAAATCTGTTGACATCATCCATGTTTTGAATGGGATCATCAATAGCGACAAAATCAAGTTTACTTAATTGTTGAGATTCATTTATAGCAAGAAAAATAGCAATAGCTAAAACGTTTAATTGTCCTGAGCTGAGTGTATGCTTAACATTTGAGAACATCGATTCGTTTTGCAATGGTATTAAAATATTTAATTCCCCATTTTCGCCTTCAAATTTAATAACATTGTTCGAAGGTAACGGGTTTAAGTACCTATAATATTTTTGAATAAGAGATTCTGAGGTGTTTAAAAAATCTTTTGCTTGCGTACCCAAAGCTCCACCGATTTGGTCGGTAAACAAATTTGTAGATTCTAAAACCCGTCTACAGTGCTGTAATTGCTGTTTTATTTTCTCTTTCTCTTCTTCAAATTTAACAATATCACTTGACACTTTCTCGTTAAATTGAAGTGTGCGCTTTAATTCAGATGCTCTTGACAACAACCTTATTTCCATCTCTATTTTAGCTTCTACATTTTCAAATGATGTTAAAATTTCACTGATGGGGTCTACAACTGCTTCATATTCATGAGGTATTTTTGATAATAGCACGAACAACTCGTCATATTCAGCTTGTTGAATCGTATTTATTGTTTGGAGACGTTTTATATACTCACTAATTCTAGATTGAGCACTCTGAATGTTTATTGCATACTAAAAGTGCCGAGTGTTGCAGCGTAAAAATGCTCAAGTAACGGCAAAGAAAAAAGACACTTGCCAGCACCCTATTATCCTCCTATCGTTAGGTTTGCGAGAACTGACGAAGGAGACTGGAAGGAATGCTGAAAATGCCTCAACAAGAGTATATCAAATTTCTACGTGAAGCAGAAGGACTATCGGTGAGCGATATCGCTAGGCAGGTGGGTGTTCATTGGAGAACAGCCAAGCGATATGCGGATCAGAGTGATTGGAACAAAAGACTTGGTAAACGCAAGAGCAGCAGCCCAGTGATGGGGCCGTACATGGAGATTGTGGATGCTTGGCTGGAAGAGGATCAATTGCTCCCGCGCAAACAAAGGCACACCGGCGTCCGAATCTTTCAACGCCTGCAAGCAGAGTATGCGTTTACTGGCGGTCAACGGACGGTCCTCTCTTACGTCCAACTGCAGAAGAGCAGAATGCAGTTAGAGCGTGCGAAGACATACGAGCGACTTGAACATCCACCAGGAGAAGCACAAGTGGACTTTACTACAATGCAAGTCAGTCGCGATCAGCAACTCGTGACCTACAAGCTCCTCGTTGTCTCCTTTCCATCCAGCAACACGGCGTTCGTCTACCCAACACCGGCGGAGAACCAGGAATGCTTCCTTGAAGGGATGAAGCAATGTTTTCAGCAGATGGGCGGCGTTCCGCGGCGCATTTGGTTCGACAATCTTTCGGCCGCTGTCGTCCACATTGAAAAGCATGGTGAGCGTCAGCTCACAGAGGGCTTCCAACGCTTTTGCGCGCACTACCGGATAGAGGCTGTATTTTGTAATCCGTATAGCGGTCACGAGAAAGGGCATGTGGAGAGCAAGTGCGGCTACGCCAAGCGCAACTGGGCGGTACCCATTCCACTTTACGAAGACCATGAGCAATTGGCCGCGTATTTCGCCGAGAAAGCCCGGCAGGACCGCGAGCGATTGCACTATGCCAAGGGTGTCCGCATCGCCGAACTATGGGAGGCTGACCGCGTACAACTGCTGACATTGCCAGAAGAAACCTACGAACCGTTCCGACTTGGCGCAGCGGTCGTAAACAAGTACGGCGAGATTCGATTTGAAGGCGCCACCATCCCGCTAGTTGGTCTCGTTTCGCCAGGTAGCGAAGTTCTGATCCAGACTTTCTGGGACCGACTCACGATCTTGACGACAGAGCATGAACGGGTGAGGGAGGTGCCGCGTCCATATACCGGCAGAACAGCCGAGGTGCCGTGGGCACAAGTCTTCGCTAACCTGCTCCGAAAGCCGCGCAGCGTGAGCCATTCGCAGTTCATTCGGATGCTGCCGGAGGTGGTACAGGTTTATGCCAGTGTTGCTGACCTTACCTCACGTAAGGAGCGGTTGCAAGCGCTAGCGCATTGGTGCGGCGTCTACTCGATCGCGCAGATCGCCGAGGTGCTGACGACAGCATCGAGCGAAGCTACAGTCACGCAATTAACGGCCGCACTTGGACTCGTGCAAGCAAACCGCGACATACCGGCAGCGTGGAGCGAAACGCTCTCTCCGCCAGGCGCCCAAGCAACGGTAACGCTACAGCAATATGATCGACTAATGGGAGTGAGCTGATGATGAAACCGGAACTGGCAGACCTATGCAAGCAGCTTCGTTTGGCCCACGTAGTCGATTATGTAACGCAGCAACAGGATGAGCAAACGCAAGCGTTTGTCGAACAATTGCTACTGGCGGAGCGCGAAGGACGACGACGAGCCCGGCTAGGGAAACTCGTGCAACAGGCTGGATTCCCGCATTTAAAAACCTTTGAGGGGTACGTTCGAGAGCACATTTCATTTCCCGTCGGTTGTACGCTTGAGACGTTGCTCGATATGAGGTGGCTGACGCAGCGTGAAAATTTGCTACTAATGGGGGCGGTTGGGACAGGTAAGACGCATATGGCAACTGCGCTCGGCGTAGAGGCATGTAGGAGAGGATATGGCGTTCAATTTTTTCGAGCTTCCGATTTAGTGTCATTGCTGCAAGAGAAGTTTGCGGCGGGCACGCTCAGCCGCTTTCGGGAGAAGCTGAAAAAGATGGATCTCATCATTTTGGATGAAGTGGGCTATGTTCCGTTTAGCCAAACGGGCTCAGAGTTGTTATTTAATGTGATTGCCGATTGCTACGAACAGCAGAGTGTGATCGTCACATCCAATCTAGAGTTCGGTCAATGGACATCGATTTTTGGAGACACGAAACTGACGTCCGCTTTGGTAGATCGCCTTGTGCATCACGCGCATATTCTTTCATACACGGGCGATAGCTTCCGGCTCAAGCAAGCGATGGAACGTATACCGCAGTGACAATTTCACTGGCAAGCGGTCTTGGCATTTTCCGCTGCATATTTAAGCATTTTTCACTTGCAAAAAACACTCTGAAGGCGTTTTCGCCGATTCACAATTGCGTCTTGAGAGAGATCACCTACATGCTGTGTTCCTAATTCATTAAGTTTTGTTATCAGCTTGTTTTTCAATTGGTTTACTTCTTTAATTATTGTTATTGTATCATCTAATTGTTTCAGCTCATTTTTAATCAAATCATTTTCCTTATTGATCTCTTCATGCGATTTGATATCAAATAAATCAACCTTAAAAAGAGAATTAGACTTAATAACCTCAAGCTGCTGTTGGGCATTTTCAATTAATAATTGCAATTCATTTTTTTCGCTTTTTGACTTATTCATCTCAATTTCTATTGCATGTTTTCTCGCTTCAAATCTATTTTTTTTGTCCATAAGTTTTGCAGCCGCAGAAGCATTTTCACTCACTAGCATCTGATACTTATTAATATTATGATTAATTTCAGTTTGTAGATGTTCACCATGATCCGCGGAACATACTGGACATTTTCCGTCGCTATTGTGTTTCACTACATATTCCTGAATGTTTGATAAATCGTTAAGTAATTTAGCTATGACACCGATTTCATCATCATTTAACAACACAAGAACGCTCGCGATTACACCATCCAATCGAGTCATCTTGTTAAGTAAGCGCTCATCTTTATTTTCAAGGGCAGTGAGTTCCCCAGCTCGCTGGGTAGTTTGTAGTAACGATTGATATTGTGCTTTGGAAGCGATAGCAAATACAAGGCTAGACAACTGATCTCGTTTTGGCTCTGCTGCGTTAGCAATATCAATAATTTGAGTGCTTTCTGAAAAACCAAACACTTTAAGTAAATCATTTTTTTCTTTGACTTGAACAGTTAAAGCAGTTGCTTCTTCCATTAATTCGGTTTTTTGGGTCAGATTATTATGTAGCGATTTTACTCGGGAGTTTAATTGTTTAAGTTTTTCAATATGTTCTTCTACTGATCGAATGTTGGCACGCTGCGCGTTAGCATTCTCTTTTGCACCTGAAATCGTTAAATATCCTTTTTTTTCAACATCTTTTAACACATGTTTTGCTTGATTAATTTGATGCTTTAGTGCGATCTTTTCTTGCTCAATTGTAGGTAATACTTTCTCAAGTGTTTGTACATCCGGTATTTGCTGAATAACATTTTGGATTTCTATGAGCAACTCCGACTCAATTGGGATAAGATCTTTTGAACGTAGCTGTATACTCTCAAAGTTTCGCTGTTCCTTATCTTCTAGTTTACTTTTAGAATTTTTAACTTCATTTTGAATTTCCTTAAAATTTTCATACATATAGAGGACATTCTTAAGCCCCATAATATCAGCTAGCGAATTGAATCGTTCTTTTGGATCATCTTTAGAAATAAAATCCGTAACTTGATCTTGTGAGAGAATATGAGATTGTTTAATTAAATTACCGAAGAGATCGGAGTTTGTCGCCCCCGCATACGTATGTTTTAAAAAAACATCTACATTTTCTTTGCCTCGTATTACATTCCCATCGTTTGTATTAATTTTAATAGTTTCTCTTCTATATTCACGGTTCACTATCTTAAAACTTCGAGATAAAACATTGCCTCCAAACACAATTTCTACACAACATTCAGCATTCTCAAAATCACAGTTATGGTTTATAACGCTTTTCCGTTCAAAAGTTTTATCATATCGACTAATATCACCAGTTAAACACCATTCAATAGCATCAAAAAACGAACTTTTTCCAAAGCCGTTTGAACCATATAATATAGTTATTGTTTTATTTAAAACGAATTCATGTTCCCCTAAATAGTTTCTAAAATTTTTAATTTTCACTGTATCAATGTTCATACGTTTTTCCCTCATTAGTTAAGATTAATTCTACAACATCTTTTATGCTTTGCCTATTTAGACTCGTCGTATGACCATCAAGTCTTTTAACTTCCTCTAAAAGAGTACTAATGATGGCATCAGTCTCAGTTAAGCGAGTGGTTAGAAATACCGGGTTGTCCATTTTCTTTACTGGGATGTCATCCAAAAAGGGAACTCTGTTAAGGTCACTCTCCAGCCTTATGACATATTTACGTAATGAAGCGGAGCTCCGTTCAATAAAGAATGCAAGATCATCTTCAATATTATCCTGAGTTGAACATAGAATATAATATGAATTCCATATATTCGCACCTATCTCCATTAGTAATCTACGTATGATCTGACACTCATTTTCAACAGATTCAATGGACATACCATCGTCCCAATTTTGCAGAATTACATGAATTTGATTATTTGTATAACAGACTACACCTAATTGATTGAATTGGAAATGTTCAACTTGGGTAAACCCTGTTTGATTTATTGTTGTGTACACCTTCTCATACGTTTGCATTTTCCCCACCCTATTCTACTGTAGCCCAGTATTCTCTTAATGCTTGACGCATTGTATCTATATCTGGCTGAAAAAAAATTCCATCAAACTCTTCCTTCAATTTCCCGCCAGGAATAATTTCCAAGACGATATTTACTTTACTTATATCTTGAGTGCTACCTAATTCACTGACTTCAGGTTCGACTTCTTTAATTTCGTGTATTAATTTTTCGCTATTACGACCACGAAACTCACCTTGCAATACTGTTTTTAGTGGTTGATGAATCAATTCAAGTTGCTGCAGTGGTTCTGTGTGATTGAGAATGATATCTTCGATCTTTTTCACACCAACTTCCAACGTATCCATTCGACCTAAACTAAGAAATGATAAATGCCTCTTACTAATCTCTTTGACTAAAAAAGAAGAGTATTTCTTCGATATTTTAACCATGTCCTCATAAATAAATATCAAAAGTAAATTAGCACTAAATAACTCAATCAATCTATTATTTTGATCAACTTCATCTATAGATTTAAATATCATTGAATTTTCTTTCCCGTCAATATATCGATTAATCAACTGACGAATCGATCCCCCATTTTGAACCCAATCAAGAAGTGATTTTTTATAACTAAAAATATCAGCTTCAATGTCCGGATAGTGATCTATTGCTTGTAGCTGGTGACATAAAGAATCAAAAGCCTTTTCTATTGCTGTCACACTTCCATGCCTTCTAACTACTTGGTCTGCTCCATGCATTAAATTATCATGCATATTTTGTAGCAACCCGTCCATTTCCTCTTTTCTAATCACCAGTACCTGGTTATTTCCAACGCGAGCACATTTGTTCATCAATATTCCGATAAGAGAAAAAAAATGATCCTCTGACATTAGAAACTCTTTTTGAATACGTTTACTAAATTCAACAAGAAGATAATTTATATATCGTTGTATGCCTGGCAGATCTCCCTTTTTTTCTATACGAAATCGAGATAGAGCTTCCTTTATAGATTCACCGAGATCACTAACAGTATCAATTTTTTGTCCATCATTTGTATATATTTCTTCCGTCATGAATGATAGCAGACCATCATCATCCGCCAGTTCTATGCCGAAATTAACGTTACTATTGTAATGATTTAATTCGAAACCTCTGTCATTCTTTAAAATAATGTAACTTGTGATAAGCTCGAATTCAGTTTTGTAACTAGAAGGTGGAAAATGTTTTGCTTTAAAAAGCAATTTGTCAAGCCAGCTGTTATTGACTAGTATATCAACATTTTCAATAGTCTTTTTCTTTCTATCGATAAGCCCCGTTTCAGACACTTTCATATGAGTTTTCTGGCTTGATTTGACCTGGATAAATCGTATATGATTTTCTTTTCCGACGATAATATCATCATGAAGCTCAACAGCCACAAAATCCCACTTTCCATCAAGCATCTCAATGACATATTCCAAAGCAACTAAAAATTGATAATAAAAACCGGCAAGTGCTGTTCGACCACCGATTTCGTCTGGATTTAGATTTAGGAGTTCATCTATAAGGTCAAGGCTACGACCATCATTAATTTTCTCAATAAATTCATTATTTTGATGATCATCATCATGTTCCAATTGTGAAAGTATTGCTGTAACTTTTTCAATCATTCGTCCTTTTACCCCTTTTTCCAGTGATACACATCTTTTATCGGAGACACCAACTAGACTAACTCATTCGTTTGTTCAAACAACGAAGTGAAAATTAATGTTGTAGGCTGTTTCGATACGATCTCTTTATAAATGGATTCTATCGTACCATCAGTAAATTGATTCCATCTGCAGTTAATCTACCTCGTAGTGGCTGTATTCGATTAATTTTCGTCCATTGAATACGTACGCCATGCCTACTGTCATAGTTGGTCCCCCACTGCTGTTATAATTAATGCTTTGTATGAGAATTGAACTACTTGTTACCTGTTTGCGACTGTATATTATTCATTAGTATATATTATACCTTTGCACAAGACTCAATTTTGTCGAATCACGCTGTCGAATAATGTAATTTCTCTTCCAACTTGTCAAACTAGATATATTGCATTCTCAACACGATACTAAAATTTCTGAACCATAAGTAAAAAGAACCCCATATTAGAGATCCTTTTAGTACCCTATATTGGGCATACATGTTTCATTTTGATTGAATGGAGCTATTGAGAATCCAGCATTTTTTTGAACTCCTCTTCTGAAGTATCGCCTACGATCTCCCTTTGTGCCATTTCAACCTTATCGAGAAACAATAATGGATTTGTTACGTCATCGATCTCGTAATCTGCAATTAGATTGCGAAAGGTTGTTTGCAAAATAGGCGTAAGGATGCCTAGAATACCATAACTTAAACTGTATAATAGTTGGGGGATTTCTGTATTAGGGTCTCCAAGACCCAACTCCTTCTGAAGACATAAATGGTTTTCTACTGCGCGTAACACATCACAAAAATCTTGATCACACTCCTTAAATCTATAGAGTTCTTGTTTCGGAAAGCGTCGAAAATACTGGAAATCGATTTTCCTTAACTCTAAAGATTTTGGATTTCCAGCAAGTACAATTGCTATATCTCCAATATTAGACACATGTTTTATTGCCTCCATCGCTTCCTTATTGGTTACATACCTTGAAATTAGGATATGGTTCATTTCATCAAGGATCAACAGTTCTACACCTTGTTTTTCAATAAGTGCGAATGCTTGGCGTTTAACATCACCTATCCGTGCGCCTGTAAATTGAGGTGCACCCAGTGCCTTAACAATTGTCTGGTAAAACTCTAAAAGAGTAAAGGGATCCGGCAGAATGGCATATAATACTGGTCGTATGTCGATTTCAGTCCCCATATCATCGATAATTGTTTTTCCAGGATTTAATTCTTTATATCTTTTGAAAAGTTGGCTTTTCCCTACACCTGAATCACCGATTACGAACATATGACGTGGTGCCCCATTCCTTTGATCCTCCCGAAGAGAATCCAGCATAGCGTGTATTTGTTTATACCGCGGATGTGCGATATGAATACTCCTTACTCTTTCGAGCAACTTCTCCTTTTGGTTCGGCATATTAATTCACATCCTTCTCTATTTCAAATCGTTCTTGGGCTGCTTTCCTTGCTGCTGCAAATCGATCAGTTATTTTCGGACTATGTTCTACAGGTCTGGAAGCTGGTTTCGGCGGGGTAAGTGCAACTTCCATACCGATGCGTGCTGCTTGCTGTCTAGCTTTTCTACCCTTCCCGTAACGCTCTTGAATGCTTTCGGCTAATTTAGCTTGTGCTTTAACCACTTGTTGTGTACCTGGTACCAACAAACGCTTTCGATCTGATTCTTGACGCATATTCTTTTGCAACATTTTCCATTGAAATCTATTCATACCTGCAAGTACATCTGCCGATGGGCTACTTGCATACATTTCGACATATTCGTTTGTCCCATTTGGCATGATATAAATATGGGAAATATCGTCATCGTCATATTTAACCTTGTGTTTCGTCGACCTTGTATCAATCAAGTGACTGAGTGCTGCCGATTTGTAAAAAACATTATCAATACGAACCCCGTCTTTTGTATAGGATTTCGACATCGAAGGTAATAACTCGATGCTGAAGTCGGACTCCTGCTCTTCTTTCACAAACTCAGGAAATCCTACTTTTTGAAGTCCTTCATAATAGCGAACAATCGGAGTGTTGGAATCAATCGGCAACCCTCGATGGACATCCATATGATAAATATCAGTGATGTAATGAGTCAGTAATTCCCGAACATCTTGCAAAGTTAATTTTGCTTCGGATGACGCATCATATTCACCTAATTCAGTAGGATTGCTTTTACGTGTTCCATCCAGGTGATGAATCAACTCCGAATTGATTGTACCAAAAAGGCGTTCGATCGTTGCTCCAAACCTAGGTGTACTAACTGGACGATACCTTACGTGAGATTTCAAGGTTTCTTTGATTAACTTTTTAACAGCTATGCTACGAAAGTCCGAACCATTATCTAAGTAAAAAATTTTGGGGATCCCGAAAACATCCCACTCATTCATTGTTCCAAAGCGCTCCTTTGTTCTTTTGAAAAAAATACCATGTTGTATTGCTTTTCGAACAACGTTTGCTGAAGGTGGTTCGAACGATAGGTATAAGCACCACACCGTGCGGCTAAATACATCAATCCCAATCGTAATCCATGGTCTTCCTAAGTCGCGACCGGCGTCGTCAATCACATCCAGATCCAACTGAGTATGATCGATTTGCACGATATGAAGAGGGTATTGCGCTTCTTCATTCGAAAAACCTCGATCGGTTTGATCAAACATTTCTGACGCAACATCAGCGCCCTCCCTAAGGCGGATAGTCACACGCTCATTAATGCGCTTCAGTAGCTTCATAATTGTAATTTTTTTAGGCTTATCAAATCCCTTTGCCTCGCATCGAATAGAAATTGAACGATAAGCCGCAGTTTTACTTTGTTTTTTTAGCGTTAAAAATTCTCTCTCAATTACTTCCTTCAAGATAGGAAGATACTTCTCGTCTATACGGACATTTAAGCTGTCTAGCACCCATTCTCGCTTTTTAGGGTGGCAAATATGCAGCTGTTTATTGTCAGTTCGGAATAAATGTCCATCACCCGCTCGACTTACCAATGCCTCTTCTCCATGCAAAGAAAACTCTTGTTCTGCCAATCGAAACTTCGCTAAAAAGCGCTTTATTGTCCGAACAGCTACACCAGCCCTAACTTCACCGTCCTCGTTTGGTCTCGAGTATTTTTCGTGTATCCTCTCGATTAGTTCTTCTTGTTTAAGATCCATCGGCGATTGATTTTCGGAGAGGTACTCCTTATAAAACTGTGTAAACTCATATATTGCACGTATATCGTTTTGCTTCGCACGTTCCAAGACCAAAATTGGTTTAATTAACTCAAAACGAAATGTAACCTTTTCACGTTTTGTTTCATCAAGTGCATCAAGAATGGAGCGATACTTAGTTTCTTGGGACTCTATATCTTTGATCATCAACTTGCCCGGAGAGAATGAAGTGTTAGTCACCAATTCATAAAAATTAATTCGAATTGATTCCCCATCCCCCTCTATCCGTCGGAGACAAACGGTGGGTGGGTCGATTGAAAGAACTGTGTACTTTCGTCCAAAGTACATTAATTCCATATTTAGTTTTAGCTCATTAAACACCAATGGTTAATCTCTCCCATCCGGAATAATTCTGAATCCAGTCGTTTCCATTTGTAATCGTAACCAGATTTGCTTCATTAAGTGGTTCCGCCAAGGTAGTCGAAAATACTCCTGTAGCGATTAGGTGATATATCAATGGAATCACCTGTAATGGATGAACTTTTTGCTGAAAGCTATTGGCTAAAGCACGTATACTAATTTCGCCATGGAAACGCACACGTGATATTAATTCGGTTTTATACTCCGACACGTCCGATCGGATATTTGTAAACCCAAACAAAAATTCAATATTTCTTAGTAATACTTTAGGAATATTCCTTGGATATACTACTTGATATTCCCATCCGTTATGAACCGCATTTTTTTCGCATGCCTGATATCGCGATTGATTACATTCTTTTGGTTTAGCTTCGATATCGTATAGACATGGACTTTTTGTTTGACGAAATACAAGGACATCGGGAACGTAGAATAATTTCGATCGTACATCCAGCCTAGGTACTTCAATTGGACGTACATAATATCGAATGACACTTCTATCTAATTCTAATAAAGCCAAGAAGTAAAACTCGGTCAGAGATTGGTATTCTACGTTCCGGTTCATTTTGTGACTGTGATACTCGCCAATTAAATGATGATGAAAGTGACTTCCCTTATTACTGACTTTTCGC from Paenibacillus sp. FSL H8-0548 encodes the following:
- a CDS encoding dsDNA nuclease domain-containing protein; the encoded protein is MIEKVTAILSQLEHDDDHQNNEFIEKINDGRSLDLIDELLNLNPDEIGGRTALAGFYYQFLVALEYVIEMLDGKWDFVAVELHDDIIVGKENHIRFIQVKSSQKTHMKVSETGLIDRKKKTIENVDILVNNSWLDKLLFKAKHFPPSSYKTEFELITSYIILKNDRGFELNHYNSNVNFGIELADDDGLLSFMTEEIYTNDGQKIDTVSDLGESIKEALSRFRIEKKGDLPGIQRYINYLLVEFSKRIQKEFLMSEDHFFSLIGILMNKCARVGNNQVLVIRKEEMDGLLQNMHDNLMHGADQVVRRHGSVTAIEKAFDSLCHQLQAIDHYPDIEADIFSYKKSLLDWVQNGGSIRQLINRYIDGKENSMIFKSIDEVDQNNRLIELFSANLLLIFIYEDMVKISKKYSSFLVKEISKRHLSFLSLGRMDTLEVGVKKIEDIILNHTEPLQQLELIHQPLKTVLQGEFRGRNSEKLIHEIKEVEPEVSELGSTQDISKVNIVLEIIPGGKLKEEFDGIFFQPDIDTMRQALREYWATVE
- a CDS encoding TniB family NTP-binding protein, with the protein product MPNQKEKLLERVRSIHIAHPRYKQIHAMLDSLREDQRNGAPRHMFVIGDSGVGKSQLFKRYKELNPGKTIIDDMGTEIDIRPVLYAILPDPFTLLEFYQTIVKALGAPQFTGARIGDVKRQAFALIEKQGVELLILDEMNHILISRYVTNKEAMEAIKHVSNIGDIAIVLAGNPKSLELRKIDFQYFRRFPKQELYRFKECDQDFCDVLRAVENHLCLQKELGLGDPNTEIPQLLYSLSYGILGILTPILQTTFRNLIADYEIDDVTNPLLFLDKVEMAQREIVGDTSEEEFKKMLDSQ
- a CDS encoding transposase family protein, with amino-acid sequence MFNELKLNMELMYFGRKYTVLSIDPPTVCLRRIEGDGESIRINFYELVTNTSFSPGKLMIKDIESQETKYRSILDALDETKREKVTFRFELIKPILVLERAKQNDIRAIYEFTQFYKEYLSENQSPMDLKQEELIERIHEKYSRPNEDGEVRAGVAVRTIKRFLAKFRLAEQEFSLHGEEALVSRAGDGHLFRTDNKQLHICHPKKREWVLDSLNVRIDEKYLPILKEVIEREFLTLKKQSKTAAYRSISIRCEAKGFDKPKKITIMKLLKRINERVTIRLREGADVASEMFDQTDRGFSNEEAQYPLHIVQIDHTQLDLDVIDDAGRDLGRPWITIGIDVFSRTVWCLYLSFEPPSANVVRKAIQHGIFFKRTKERFGTMNEWDVFGIPKIFYLDNGSDFRSIAVKKLIKETLKSHVRYRPVSTPRFGATIERLFGTINSELIHHLDGTRKSNPTELGEYDASSEAKLTLQDVRELLTHYITDIYHMDVHRGLPIDSNTPIVRYYEGLQKVGFPEFVKEEQESDFSIELLPSMSKSYTKDGVRIDNVFYKSAALSHLIDTRSTKHKVKYDDDDISHIYIMPNGTNEYVEMYASSPSADVLAGMNRFQWKMLQKNMRQESDRKRLLVPGTQQVVKAQAKLAESIQERYGKGRKARQQAARIGMEVALTPPKPASRPVEHSPKITDRFAAARKAAQERFEIEKDVN
- a CDS encoding TnsA endonuclease C-terminal domain-containing protein, translating into MDWTNRDWVIEDMLYEPKRKVSNKGSHFHHHLIGEYHSHKMNRNVEYQSLTEFYFLALLELDRSVIRYYVRPIEVPRLDVRSKLFYVPDVLVFRQTKSPCLYDIEAKPKECNQSRYQACEKNAVHNGWEYQVVYPRNIPKVLLRNIEFLFGFTNIRSDVSEYKTELISRVRFHGEISIRALANSFQQKVHPLQVIPLIYHLIATGVFSTTLAEPLNEANLVTITNGNDWIQNYSGWERLTIGV